One Urechidicola croceus genomic window, AAACATTACAAGTCCAACAATTAACAAATTAACAATTGTGTTAATCCATGCACCGTATGCAATAACCGCTCCTCCAGCTTCTTTAGCAGCAGCTAGTGTTGGATAGTCATTACCATCCATTGCGACGTGTAAATCTTCGAAATTCATTCCGCCAGCAAAATAACCAACGAAAGGCATTGCGATATTGTTTACAAAACCATTAATAACACCTCCAAGTGCACCAGCCATGATAACTGCAACAGCAAAGTCAATCACGTTACCGGTCATAATGAAATTTTTAAACTCTTTTAACATTCCCATAATTTATATAGTTTTTGGTTAGTAATTAGTTGCTAATATAATAAAAAATTAACACAAAATTTGTCTTTTCACTCTTTGAGAAACAGCAGTTAAAAGTTCATATGAAATCGTGTCAGCCTTTTGTGCTAAATCTTCAACATTTTGCTGAGTGTCAAAAATTATAACTTCATCACCTTCATTACAATTAATATTGGTTATGTCAATCATTATCATGTCCATACACACATTTCCAATAATTGGTGCTTTTTGATTGTTGACTTGTAAATAACCAACTTTTTGTCCAAGTCTACGATTTATTCCATCAGCATGACCAATAGGAATAGTAGCTGTTTTTGTAATTTTATCCGCAATATAAGCCCTGTTGTAACCCACACTCTCACCTTTTTCAATTGTATGTATTTGTGAAATGACACTTTTTAAGGAAATCACATTTCGAAGTTTTGAAGTTTCTTCAGGGTCATTTCCAAATCCATATAAACCAATACCCAATCTTACCATATCAAAATGTGCATTTTGATAATTAATGATTCCTGAAGTATTCGCCATATGTATTAATGGCTTATAACCGAGTTGATTTTTAAAAGTTGATATTATTCTTTCGAAAGATTGTATTTGTTTTAATGTAAATTCTCTTTCGTTGGAATCTTCAGATGCAACCATATGAGAAAATATGGATTTTACTTTTATATAATTTTGATTTTTAAGAGTAGAAGAAATTAGTTCAATTTCATTTTCACTAAACCCCAATCTATTTAATCCAGTATTAAATTTTAGATGTACAGGGTATTGTGACAAATTTTTTCCTTTTGCTAATAATAAAAAGGACTTTAATATTTTTTCATTGTATAAATTGGGTTCTAAACAATATTGTATATCGAGTTCAAGATTTGCAATATGAGGATGCAAGACTAAAATTGGAGTATTTATTCCAGATTCTCTAAGAGCTATACCTTCATCAGTATAAGCAACAGCAAAGTATGAAACATCATTTTGAATTGATTTTGCAATTGCAACAGCATCACTTCCATATCCGAAAGCTTTTACCACGACCAATATTTGAGTGTTTTCTTGAAGTTTAGACTTGAAATAATTCAAGTTGAATTTAACAGCATTTAAATCAATTTCAAGAACTGTAACATGGTTATTCTTCATCTTTTATCTCTTCTTCATTCACATCCATCTTAGCAACTTTATCCTTTAAAATGGCTTTGTAATAAGCTGCTCTACTTAGCGGTTCGTATTCTTGGGTTTCTCCAAGTAAAACCAATTCTTCATTTGCAGTTTTTCTATGGCTAAAATGCGCTAAATTTCCTGTTCTTGTACATACTGCATGAACTTTAGTTACATATTCGGCAGTAGCCATTAAAGCCGGCATAGGGCCAAAAGGATTACCTTTAAAATCCATATCTAAACCAGCGACAATTACTCGAACACCACGATTTGCTAAATCATTACATACAGCCACAATACCATCATCAAAAAATTGCGCTTCGTCAATGCCTACAACATCAACATCATTTGCTAATATTCTAATATTGGCTGATGCAGGAACAGGAGTTGAGCGTATTTCATTAGAATCATGAGAAACTACTTTTTCTTCGTCATATCGAATATCAACAGCAGGTTTGAAAATTTCAACTTTTTGTTTAGCAAATTGCGCTCTTTTGAGACGACGTATTAGTTCCTCAGTTTTTCCAGAGAACATCGAGCCACAAATAACTTCAATCCAACCAAATTGTTCTGTATGATTTACTGTATTTTCGAGAAACATTTCGTAATTTTCGGACTTGTAAGGGTTATGAATAGATTTTTATCTTCGTTCCTACAAATGTATCAAAAATAAATTATCAAATTCCTATAAATCCATCAACTTATGCACAAAAAATTGGAGGCCGAATTAGTAAGTATAGCACATAGTATTTTACAGATGAAAAATCGTGAAGATGTAACTGCATTACAAGAAAAAGCAAGGCAATTATATGAGAAATTATCAGTTTTAAATTATGTTGATACATATATAAATACTACTCCTAATGCAATAGAAACGAAAGAGGAATTAGTATCAAAAATAGAAAATGCAACTTTAAATGAAGTTACTGAAAAACCACTATTAGATAATAATGTTTTAGATGATAAAATAGAAAAAGAGCCCGTAATAATAAGACAACTTGAAGAAGTTGTTGAAGAAAAAATTGAAGGTTCAATAACTATTGAAGTTGAAGAAGCTGTTAAAGAAAAAATTGTAGATGAAATTGTGTTGAAAGACAATCCAAAAAAGCAACTTAGTCTTGATGAAGAGTTTAAAGACTCAGTATCTGTTGATGTAACTGCCGATTTATTTAAAAAGGTAGAGAAAAAAGATACTGAAGTTAAAACTTCATTAAATGATCGTTTGATGCAAAACAATCTTCAGGTTGGTTTGAATGATAGGATTGCTTTTGTAAAGCATTTATTTAATCATAGTCAAGCAGATTTTAACAGAGTTTTGTCGCAATTAAATTCATTTAAATCTGAAAAGGAAGCCAAAGATTTCATTAGTAATATGGTTAAGCCAGATTATGATTGGGCAGGAAAAGAAGAATATGAGGAAAGGTTAGTTGCATTAATCGAACGTCGTTTTGCATAATAAAGAATGAAAGAAAATAATTATATTTTTTGTATGAAATGGGGCACTTTGTATGGTGCTGAATACGTAAACAGATTATATTCTATGGTTAAGAGAAATCTTACTCATGATTTTAAAATGGTTTGTTTTACTGATGATGAAACTGGAATTATTGATGAAGTAAAATGTTATCCTATTCCTGAAATCAATTTAGACTCAAATCTTCCAGAGCGAATGTGGAAGAAATTAACGACGTTAAAAGAAGATTTATATGGGTTGGAAGGAAGAGCACTATTTTTAGATTTAGATATTGTAATAGTTGATAATATTGATTGTTTTTTTGAAGTTGAAGGCGAATTTAGAATTATAAAAGACCATAGTTGGAGAAGTTGGAGAATTACAGGCAACTCTTCTGTTTATAGATTTGATATTGGAAAGCACGGCTATGTTTTTGATGATTTCATTGCAAATTTTGATGAAATAAGGAAAATTCATCGTAACGAACAAGAGTATTTAACTCATGCAATCAATGATAAAGGTAAACTACAATATTGGCCAACGGAATGGTGTCCAAGTTTTAAATATGATTGTATTTCACGTTTTCCTCTTGCCGTTTGGAAAAAGCCAATTATTCCTGAAGGATCTAAAATCATTATTTTTCATGGTGAAATTAATCCACATAAAGCAATAAAAGGAGGGCGAGGAAAATGGTATCGTTATGTAAGACCTGCACCTTGGGTAGCAGAGTATTGGAAATAATTAAGCAAATTTTTCTTGTAGTACTTTCACTACTTTTGGGCTATTTCCAATAAATATCTCGCTATCTGCAATAATTACTGGTCGTTTTAGAAATGTATATTCATCTAAAATTAGTTGTTTATAATCTTTTTCAGATAATTCTTGGTTTTTTAAATCCATCTGCTTGTATTTCTTTGCTCTTCGACTAAAAAGTGATTCATAACTTCCAGATAAGGCATGCATTTCTTCAAGTTGCTTTACTGTCATCTGTTCAGTTTTTATATCCTGAAGAATAAAACCATCAAGATTGATTGATTTTAAAATTCTTGTACATGTATCACAAGTTTTAAGGAAATAAATTTTTTTCATAAAAGATTTTTTTTAGCATGTCTTCATTCTGAACTTGTTTCAGAATCTTGTTATATTATCTTTTGTAAAATTACAATCAAACTATTTAAAAATATCTATTTTTATAAAAATTTTATTTAGATGAAAGAACAGTTTGATATTATAAATAAAGGAAGAATATTAATGCTAAAACTCATTGAAGGGTATTCTATTGAACAATTGAATAAAATTCCTAAAGGATTTAGTAATAATATAGTATGGAATATTGCTCATCTTGTTGTAACCCAACAGTTATTGTGTTATAAATTTTCAGGGTTAAAACCTTTAATTTCTGAAGATATGATTGAAACTTTTAGAAAAGGTACTTCGCCTCAAAAAGATATTTCGGCAGAATATTTTGAAGAAATAAAAAGATTATTTTTAGAATTACCTATTCAATTTGAAGAAGATTATTCAAAAGGAATTTTTATAAATTATACTGAATATACCACAAGTGTTAATGTGACTCTAACAGATATTAATAAAGCATTTTATTTTAATAATTTCCATGAAGGGATTCATTTAGGATCAATATTAGCATTAAGAAAATTTATTTAAGATGGATATATTTATAATTATTACAATTCTCGTTTCATTATCAGCAGTATTTGGCTATTTAAATGTGCGATTTTTAAAAATGCCTAATACTATTGGATTGATGGTAATTACAATTCTTTTTACTTTGGTTGTTTTGGCAATAAGTTATTTTGATACAACACTTTTAGAAAAAGAAAGAGAATTCATTTCACAGATAGATTTTGAAACGGTTTTATTAGATGTAATGCTTAGTTTTTTGCTGTTTGCAGGTGCTTTACACACTAATTTTCAGCAGTTAAAAATTCAACGCAAACCTATATTTACATTTGCAACATTAGGAACAATTTCATCAACATTTATTGTTGGGGTATTTACTTTTTACTTACTGAAATTAATAGGATTTGAAGTAGAATTTATTTATTGCTTGTTATTTGGAGCATTGATTTCTCCTACAGATCCAATAGCAGTTTTAGGAATTTTAAAGCAAGCAGGTGCACCAAAGAAACTTGAAACAAAAATAGTAGGTGAATCATTGTTTAATGATGGTGTAGGAGTAGTAGTTTTTCTAACAATTTATGAAATTGCTAAAGGAGGAGGGCATGTTTCTATAGGTCATGTAGCCGAATTATTTTTGGTAGAAGTTATTGGAGGTATTACTCTTGGGTTGGCATTAGGGTGGATTACTTATAGGTTGCTAAAATCAATTGATGATTATGATACTGAAGTTATTATTACAATAGCAACAGTTATGGGCGGTACTGTTTTAGCTCAATATTTTCATTTATCAGCACCATTAGCTATGGTAACTGCAGGATTGGTTGTAGGTAATGATACGATTAGAGAAAGCTCTATGAGTGAAGTGACTGAACAATATGTCGATAAGTTTTGGGAATTAGTAGATGTTCTTTTAAATACCATTCTCTTTGTGATGATTGGTATGGAAATATTAGTGTTAACATTTGATGGTAAATATATTTTAGCAGGTGTTTTAGCAATTCCTATGCTATTATTTGCACGTTATTTATCTTTAATGTTACCAATAAAATTTTTCGCAAAAAAATTGGATTTTGTACCAAATACAAATTTAATTATGACTTGGGGAGGTCTACGTGGAGGTATTTCAATAGCCTTGGCTTTGAGTTTGACTCCAGATATGCATCGTGATTTATTCTTAGTTATTACTTATGTAATAGTAGTATTTTCAATTATCGGTCAAGGGCTGACTGTTGGAAAACTTATAAAAAGATTGGCTAAATAAAAAGAATTTATCTTTATGAATAAAGATAAATTTTTAGTTCAAATAATAGATGTAACCAACATGTAAAAACACATTCCAATCATTATATTTATTATTAGGAATGGTATTAGTAGTTGGTACTTTAGCGTTTAAAGCATCAACCCAGTTTGAGAAATAATACTGCCATTTTGATTCAATAAATACGTCAGAATATTCACCAATTTTAAGTCTTGTACCAACACCTGCAGTTGCACTAAAAATGAATTGAGCATCATCGTTTACAGCACCTGGTACCGCCCATTTTTCATATAAAATATTTTGATCTGCATTCCAATCGCCATCACCATATTCAGAAATAAGTTCAGGGTTAGAAAAAACACCTAATATACCCAAACTTAAGTATGGCGACCAAGTAAGATCTGGATCTCGTCTTGAGCCGAAATCTGTAATGTTTACAAAGTGAAATTCTAGTTGTGTTCCAATATTAATAACACGAGCTTTTCCATGCATTGCACGAAGTTTATCGGCTTGTTCCCCAACATTACTTTCATCAACATATTTTCCAAAGTGATCTAAATCGGCACTAAAATAAGATAGTTCATTACGCAACCTAAAATGATCTGCCCAATAACTAGTTCGTTGATTCCATCGATAGCGATAATCAGTGAATGTAAGATAATGTATTATTCCAAAACCAATACCAACATTTCCTCCAACATTACTTTTGAATAAATATCTTTCTCCATAATCTGTAGTGAAATGCGTAGAGCCAGTCATAAAACCAATCTCGTGACTATTATTTCCATAACGTGACCAGTTCTGTGCAGATGCAGTTGTAATAAATAAAAATATTACAAATATTGGGGTTAGTATTCTTGTAATCTTTATCAATTTCATTATTTTACTGATGCCAAATGTACTAAAAACTATTTTATATACAACGCTTTAACTAATTCTTTTATTTTATTTTAGGTTGAAAGATTCATTCAACTCCCAATTGACTCTTAGTTCCATAACTACATTATAGTAGATAATTTTCTCAGGTTTTTTTCTACTAAGAAAGTCTCCAGAATCCCATTTTCTATTTTTATTTGAGTCATAAATTACTCTTGCAATATAATTTTGAGGGTCTAAATTTTCAAACTTAAATGATACTTCATTAGTAGAATATGCAGTTCTTACAACCTTATAATCTTTATCTAAGAGTTCTAAAATTATTGGATAACTTTCAATATTTTGAAGTGAAATATTAATAACGCCATAGTCATCAGGATGCTTAGTTGTTGTTCCAAAATTTAAAGTGTCATTTACATTTCCAAAAATATCTTCTATTGCATTAGGCAATAAGTTGAATTTATATTGATGATCATATTTTTTATCAAAATTTAGTTTTAGATTCTTTTTTGAAGTATCTAAGTAAGTTGTAAATTTTACTTCAACAGAGTCTTTATCCAAAATAGTAATTTTGGACTTATCAACATTTTGAATAGGAATATTTGTAACAATAGCTATTGTATCTTGTAGGTTTAAATTCCCTCTTATTGAACGATCTACTATTAAACTATCTATTTCTTTAGACCTTAATTTTACTACAACATCTTGTTTTAATTCGTTGTGAGTAACCTGAAATTGAAGTGAATCAGCTTCAAAAGGAGTAAACCAGTAACTTACCGAATCTTTATCTGATTCAAAAACTAATGTAGATTTAAAATCTTTGGGCTTATCACTTATTAAATCTATTTTTAAATCACGAGGATCCCCTTCATAGCCAAAATAAATATGTCCTTTATTTACCTCAGATGCACGCATTAACTTAAATGGTAATTCTTCTTTAAAAAGAGTAATATCTACAATGCTATCATTTGGTAATGTAATAAAATCAGAATGAAATCCAATTTTATCTTGTTTAGGATCATAGGTGTAATTGTTGGCATAATCATTTAGTGCAACAATTAAATATTTTCCCTCTTTCAAATTTGTTAATTCATAACCAATACTATCGAGCGTATTGGCAACATAATTAGGTCTTTCTTTAAAAATGATAGAATCTGTATAATCCTCGGTAACTTCATATAACATTATTGAAATATTTTCATCTGCTTTTTGGTTATAAGCATCTGCAACCGTTCCATACACCTTTAAGGAGTCAATATAATCTCCAGTAGAAAACACATATTTAAATCGTTCTAACGGATTAGATTCATTGTTGTCTTCAACACTATTTCCAAAATTAAAAGTATAAGTAGTATTTTCTTTTAAGGTGTCTAAAATTTTGATATTAATAAATTTACTTGCAGTTCCAACAGGAGTTATTGTTGGTTGGTTTTCCATTGGTGGAGAAATGACCAATTGTTTATTAAGATCTTTTAATTTTATATATTCATTAAAGTTTAATCTAATTTTTTCAGAATTGAATTTAACACTTTCATGATGAGGTTCTGCAGTAATCATTATTGGAGCAGTAACATCTTTTTCTCCTCCAGTTGGTCTACCACGACGAGCACAACTATTTAATAAAAGTAGAAATGTTAATAAAAAAAGGGAGTAAAGTAAACGCAATTTCATTTAAAATAATTTACTACAAAGAAACAATATATTTTTATTATACAACGAACATCTTTTTCAGATATTTTACTCGGTAAAAGCCATAAGTGCAAGACTAATTTTTATATTTTTACTCTTTAATAATTGATTAGCACATGATTCTAAAGTAGCTCCAGTTGTTATAACATCATCAATTAAGAGAATATGTTTGTTATTAAAATAATCTTCATTTTTAATTTTAAATTGCTCATTTACATTGTTCCACCGTGCGACAATTCCTTTTTTGGTTTGAGTTTCAGACGAATATGTTTTGATTAATTTATTGTCTATATACTCGCTGTTTAATACTTTAGCAAGAGTAACACCAAATTTAGTCAGTTGATTATAGCCTCTTAATTTCTTTTTCTTTGGATGTAATGGCACAGGAATTATATAGTCAATATTTTTAAAACGATTGCTAGATTTTAACTCCTCACCCAGCCAATTTCCAATTAAAGTCCCAATTTCTTGTTGGTTTTTATATTTTAATTGATGAATTAACTGTTGTACTTTTCCTTTTTTATGAAATATAAATAACGCTGATGCAGATTCAATAGGAACTCTCCCATAAAATTTCTTTTCAATTGGATTATCAATTTGATTGGTAAAGTTTGCTAGAGGAAAATCATGTCTACATATTGTACATATAGTGTTTTCATTTTTAGATAATTGTTGATTACAACTCAAACAAACATCAGGAAAAAACAAATAAAATATATCTTTAAATAATTGCATCTTTAATAAAGTTTTCGGAAAGTTGTATAAATATACCTAACTTGTGATCAAATTAAAGGATGATGCAGAAAAAAGTTGCTTTTTTTAAAGAAGCAGTAAAAAGTATTAAAACATCTGGAACTTTTATTCCGAGTTCTAGATTTTTAGTTAAAAGAATGTTGAAAAATGTAAATTTTCAAACTTCAGAAGTAATTATAGAATTTGGACCTGGAAATGGAATAATAACAACAGAAATTTTAAAAAGATTAAAACCTAAGGCTATACTCATTTGTTTTGAGATAAATCAAAATTTTCATGATGAACTTGAAAGAATAAATAATGACCAATTAGTTGTTTTAAATGCATCTGCAGAAGATATTGAATCTGAACTTCTAAAATTGGGAATTTCAAAAGTTGATAGTATAATCTCTAGTTTGCCTTTGGCTATTTTACCTAAAGAATTGTCTCAAAATATTATTATTAACGCACATAAGGTTCTTAAGAATGAAGGCATATTTGTACAATATCAGTACAGCATTCAGTTTTTAAAACAATTCAAAACCATTTTTAATAAAAATAAAGTTGATTTAGATTTTGAACCATTAAATGTTCCACCTGCTTTTTTGTATGTGTGTGAAAAATAGGTTTTTATCTAAATAAAAAAAGTGAGAGGTATAATAATTTATACTAACTTTATACGTTGTTTAAGCATTCAACCTATAAAACTCATTTACAAATGGAAAACAAAACAAACTCATCAAACAGAATTGTTATTGGTGTTTTACTTGCTTTGCTTATTGGTGCACTTGGTTATACACTTTACACTAATAGCAAATTAAATGAATCAAAAGCATTTTTAGAAGACGAAAAAGTTAAAATTGGTCAAGATTTAGATGAAATGATTGCTAAATACGATAAGGCAATATCTGAAAACTCTGCATTGGCCGATGAATTGAAACTCGAAAGAGAAGATATTTTACTTTTTCGTGATTCTGTAAAAAATTTAAAACAAACAAATTATAGTATTATAAGTCGTTATCGAAAAAAGATAGCCTCTTTAGAAGCATCTAATCAAGATTTATTTCAACAGAATGATTCTCTCAGAATTTCTAATCAATTCTTGGCTGGAGAAATAGATAGTGCTCGTGTATTTATTCAAAATCAAACAGCATTACTTGATACATTAACAATGAAAAATACCGAATTAGCAAATAAAATAGGTATAGGAGCCAAATTATTGGTAAATAGTGTGAAAGCAGTTTCTATGAAACAGCGAAATAATGGTAAATTGGTTTCGACTTCTAGAGCAAATCGAACAGATGCTTTGAGAATTAGTTTTAGAATTGCTGAAAATTCATTGGCAGACGAAAGTAAAAATAATGCTTTAATTCAGGTGTTGAGCCCTTCAGGAGATGTAATTCACAATATTGGATCTGAAATTTTAGAAAATGGTGAAGAAATTGCATATACTGATAAAACAGATGTTGAGTATAATAAGGAAGATATTGATGTAATTTCATTAATTGAAGTTGACAGAAAAACGATGTCTAAAGGGATTCATTCTGTAAATGTTTTTCTCGATGGTCGCTTTGTAGGTACTTCAAAATTTGATTTAAAATAAAAGAATTATTATAAATTATTAATAAAAGTGGATGGCTTGTATTTGGTCATCCACTTTTTTCATTTACAATAGTTGAAATGTTAAAACCTTTATTATTTTTGCACCATGGCAAAACAAGAAGACAAATTTAAAAATGTAATTTCTCATGCTAAAGAATACGGATATGTATTCCAAAGTAGTGAGATTTACGACGGATTGAGTGCAGTTTATGATTATGCACAAAACGGAGTTGAATTAAAGA contains:
- a CDS encoding DinB family protein, which encodes MKEQFDIINKGRILMLKLIEGYSIEQLNKIPKGFSNNIVWNIAHLVVTQQLLCYKFSGLKPLISEDMIETFRKGTSPQKDISAEYFEEIKRLFLELPIQFEEDYSKGIFINYTEYTTSVNVTLTDINKAFYFNNFHEGIHLGSILALRKFI
- a CDS encoding class I SAM-dependent methyltransferase — protein: MQKKVAFFKEAVKSIKTSGTFIPSSRFLVKRMLKNVNFQTSEVIIEFGPGNGIITTEILKRLKPKAILICFEINQNFHDELERINNDQLVVLNASAEDIESELLKLGISKVDSIISSLPLAILPKELSQNIIINAHKVLKNEGIFVQYQYSIQFLKQFKTIFNKNKVDLDFEPLNVPPAFLYVCEK
- the alr gene encoding alanine racemase; protein product: MKNNHVTVLEIDLNAVKFNLNYFKSKLQENTQILVVVKAFGYGSDAVAIAKSIQNDVSYFAVAYTDEGIALRESGINTPILVLHPHIANLELDIQYCLEPNLYNEKILKSFLLLAKGKNLSQYPVHLKFNTGLNRLGFSENEIELISSTLKNQNYIKVKSIFSHMVASEDSNEREFTLKQIQSFERIISTFKNQLGYKPLIHMANTSGIINYQNAHFDMVRLGIGLYGFGNDPEETSKLRNVISLKSVISQIHTIEKGESVGYNRAYIADKITKTATIPIGHADGINRRLGQKVGYLQVNNQKAPIIGNVCMDMIMIDITNINCNEGDEVIIFDTQQNVEDLAQKADTISYELLTAVSQRVKRQILC
- a CDS encoding thymidine kinase, coding for MFLENTVNHTEQFGWIEVICGSMFSGKTEELIRRLKRAQFAKQKVEIFKPAVDIRYDEEKVVSHDSNEIRSTPVPASANIRILANDVDVVGIDEAQFFDDGIVAVCNDLANRGVRVIVAGLDMDFKGNPFGPMPALMATAEYVTKVHAVCTRTGNLAHFSHRKTANEELVLLGETQEYEPLSRAAYYKAILKDKVAKMDVNEEEIKDEE
- a CDS encoding ComF family protein; this encodes MQLFKDIFYLFFPDVCLSCNQQLSKNENTICTICRHDFPLANFTNQIDNPIEKKFYGRVPIESASALFIFHKKGKVQQLIHQLKYKNQQEIGTLIGNWLGEELKSSNRFKNIDYIIPVPLHPKKKKLRGYNQLTKFGVTLAKVLNSEYIDNKLIKTYSSETQTKKGIVARWNNVNEQFKIKNEDYFNNKHILLIDDVITTGATLESCANQLLKSKNIKISLALMAFTE
- a CDS encoding glycosyltransferase family protein; amino-acid sequence: MKENNYIFCMKWGTLYGAEYVNRLYSMVKRNLTHDFKMVCFTDDETGIIDEVKCYPIPEINLDSNLPERMWKKLTTLKEDLYGLEGRALFLDLDIVIVDNIDCFFEVEGEFRIIKDHSWRSWRITGNSSVYRFDIGKHGYVFDDFIANFDEIRKIHRNEQEYLTHAINDKGKLQYWPTEWCPSFKYDCISRFPLAVWKKPIIPEGSKIIIFHGEINPHKAIKGGRGKWYRYVRPAPWVAEYWK
- a CDS encoding cation:proton antiporter; this encodes MDIFIIITILVSLSAVFGYLNVRFLKMPNTIGLMVITILFTLVVLAISYFDTTLLEKEREFISQIDFETVLLDVMLSFLLFAGALHTNFQQLKIQRKPIFTFATLGTISSTFIVGVFTFYLLKLIGFEVEFIYCLLFGALISPTDPIAVLGILKQAGAPKKLETKIVGESLFNDGVGVVVFLTIYEIAKGGGHVSIGHVAELFLVEVIGGITLGLALGWITYRLLKSIDDYDTEVIITIATVMGGTVLAQYFHLSAPLAMVTAGLVVGNDTIRESSMSEVTEQYVDKFWELVDVLLNTILFVMIGMEILVLTFDGKYILAGVLAIPMLLFARYLSLMLPIKFFAKKLDFVPNTNLIMTWGGLRGGISIALALSLTPDMHRDLFLVITYVIVVFSIIGQGLTVGKLIKRLAK
- a CDS encoding arsenate reductase family protein, whose protein sequence is MKKIYFLKTCDTCTRILKSINLDGFILQDIKTEQMTVKQLEEMHALSGSYESLFSRRAKKYKQMDLKNQELSEKDYKQLILDEYTFLKRPVIIADSEIFIGNSPKVVKVLQEKFA
- a CDS encoding THC0290_0291 family protein encodes the protein MKLIKITRILTPIFVIFLFITTASAQNWSRYGNNSHEIGFMTGSTHFTTDYGERYLFKSNVGGNVGIGFGIIHYLTFTDYRYRWNQRTSYWADHFRLRNELSYFSADLDHFGKYVDESNVGEQADKLRAMHGKARVINIGTQLEFHFVNITDFGSRRDPDLTWSPYLSLGILGVFSNPELISEYGDGDWNADQNILYEKWAVPGAVNDDAQFIFSATAGVGTRLKIGEYSDVFIESKWQYYFSNWVDALNAKVPTTNTIPNNKYNDWNVFLHVGYIYYLN
- the mscL gene encoding large conductance mechanosensitive channel protein MscL translates to MLKEFKNFIMTGNVIDFAVAVIMAGALGGVINGFVNNIAMPFVGYFAGGMNFEDLHVAMDGNDYPTLAAAKEAGGAVIAYGAWINTIVNLLIVGLVMFLIVKAYNKTKAPVEEPAPAGPSDNDLLKDILEALKK
- a CDS encoding Ig-like domain-containing protein, whose product is MKLRLLYSLFLLTFLLLLNSCARRGRPTGGEKDVTAPIMITAEPHHESVKFNSEKIRLNFNEYIKLKDLNKQLVISPPMENQPTITPVGTASKFINIKILDTLKENTTYTFNFGNSVEDNNESNPLERFKYVFSTGDYIDSLKVYGTVADAYNQKADENISIMLYEVTEDYTDSIIFKERPNYVANTLDSIGYELTNLKEGKYLIVALNDYANNYTYDPKQDKIGFHSDFITLPNDSIVDITLFKEELPFKLMRASEVNKGHIYFGYEGDPRDLKIDLISDKPKDFKSTLVFESDKDSVSYWFTPFEADSLQFQVTHNELKQDVVVKLRSKEIDSLIVDRSIRGNLNLQDTIAIVTNIPIQNVDKSKITILDKDSVEVKFTTYLDTSKKNLKLNFDKKYDHQYKFNLLPNAIEDIFGNVNDTLNFGTTTKHPDDYGVINISLQNIESYPIILELLDKDYKVVRTAYSTNEVSFKFENLDPQNYIARVIYDSNKNRKWDSGDFLSRKKPEKIIYYNVVMELRVNWELNESFNLK